The genomic DNA CTTTGGAGATGCCCACTGACCAGTCTGGTTAGGAGCATCTGTGCGCTACTCAGCTTGTAAGTGGGGGCAATTTCAGGACTGTTAAGGCACCacaatatgcagaaatattcaaatgcaacaggaaaaaataacaaaaaacagcatggttttggtcaaaaatgcatgtgactagcataaagtgggcatgtccaaaaaaagggagactcatgggtacccaatAACCCATTTTCAGTCAGATATCTCGAGGTCAGAAGTCCAAGGACCCCCGTGAACTGGCCATGCTACcttttcttgccaaaatgtatccCCTGCTCTGTTgtatacaattaaaattacaattccAACAAACATGAGTACAACAAACCAGtacaacataaataaagatgagTACAAAGATAAACTAAAACGAAGACTACAAATGAGGACAAGTACAACAAAGACAAGGCGAGAGACAAGACTAAGCGCAGACTAACTGACACAGAACATAGAACGCTGGCTGACCCCGATCACATGGAAAGGCAGTAGTATTTATACAATGCTGTAAGTAGGTATCAATTACTAACATGTCAGGTACTAGACTTCTTTTGAGGAATGaggcatgtatttgtgttgctaaatttaCTGGCACTGGTCCAGCTCAGGTATCCACTTATAGGCACTAAAACTTCACGGTATTTCGGTAGGTATTTTCTTGAGGTAGACATCGAGTCTCGAACTAATTATGGAGGatgcataatcataaaaatacatactaacaGCCTCTTACAGATAGAAATGTCAGTTGGGATTGCTGGTGActaacgtttttgtttttttttgttttcaaataagGTATTATGTATGGACCTCAACTGCTTTACGGTTAACGTGCTAACGCTGACAGCCCCACGAATAACActaataagacatttttttggtctCTCCATCAGATGCCTGTGATCTCACCCTGGACCCAaacactgcaaataaaaaactcTCTCTGTCTGAGGGAAACAAGAAGGCAAAGTATGGACAATCACAGTCATATCCTGATCACCCAGAGAGGTTTATGAAGTATCCTCAGGTGTTGTGCAAAGAGGGCTTGTCTGGGTGCCATTACTGGGAGGTAGACTGGGGTACCAGTTCCAAAGAAATTGTTTATGTTGCTGTTGCATACAAGAGAATTGACAGAGCAAGAGACAGTTCAGACAGCAAGTTTGGTAAAAATACCACGTCATGGACTTTCGGCAAATATTCATCAACCGGAGAACACGTTCTTGAGGCCCATCATATTTACAACGTGTGGAACAAGTCTTTCATCGCTGCTACGTGTGACAGAATTGGGGTGTATCTGGACTGGTATGATGGCACTCTGTCCTTCTACAAAGTCTCATCTGACACTCTGACTCATTTGTACACCTTTCGCACCACATTCACTGAGCCTGTTTACCCGGGCTTCTGGATTGGACGAGAATCCTTTGCCTTCCTGCGTCCACTTAAGTAAGAGCCGCTCTGTGGCTAAATTACAAAGTTTGATCACTATCTGTTGATCTACTTATTTATCTGCTAATGATTCTTGTCTTTGAAGCCTTGTGTGGATGATTTATTTGgtacttttattattactactttTTGTTGAATGATGTTCACATGGTCTTCAATACTCCCAATGTCCCATGGGGGGGTTTAAATGTATCTATCTTAAAAAAATtgacacttaaaaatgtatttacagatTACTTATGTGACACTGGGTAGGACATGCAGTCCTTCAGattaactaaaagaaaacaaactttaggACCGGGATTTTTCTGCTCTTTGACTGGCTGCCTACAAGGAAGTGTCTATTTGCTTGTATTGACTGTATCTGAATGTTTACCTGATGAAGGTCCATTGGACCAAAACGTTGTATTGAGTAtttaataaaactgtttttttgcaagtacAGGACAGTTTGCGGGTCCCATCTTCTTTTACCCGCAAGTGTTTTTTCTCCTACGCACCTGTCCACACAGTTTTTGAAGGTGTGCACTGGCTTTTCTGTTGAAATACTCGATATGTCAGCTACACCTTACCAGAAGTACCCGACAGTGACCATCAAAGTACTGGCAGGGACAGTATTGAAGTACAAGTATGGGAGTATAATAATGGAGATGTAGACCCAGCAGAGaccagtttggatttttttgtcacgGATGAGATCATCCGATGACCAACCTGGAGGGGCAGCGTGTCCACGGTGACTGGAGGGATATGGATGCCACCGAAATCAGGGGCTACATCGGGCTCCTCATCCTGGCTGGTTTGTTTCGCTCACACGGTGAATCGACCCGCAGCCTGTGGGGTGAACACCCGGGACGGGATACAGAATGAATGAtatatgatgtaaaaaaaatttataggacaaatttattcattttcttcttgtttttttctttttttgcagcttaTCAGAACCTACAGCTGCCGGCGGAAGACGAGGTGCTGGCCTGTGGTGCTGTTCGCCAACATATTGGATGTGTCAGCCTTGGTGAAGAAATCATACAAATATTTGCTTGTGTCTAAGGGTTTTGATCAGACTGCCAGCCCAAATCCGATTTTTGTCATATACAGATTGATTTTATAAAGTCTGAATAGCAAATTAACACATGAAATCCGATTTTTACTAATCCAATCCAAACCACATGTGGAGGTGGTTTGAAATACGATTCAAATCAGACTTCTACAAATGCGTCTTCAGTCCATATGTTCTGGTCATTCAAATCAGATATTAGAGATCCTGTCAAACGTCCAGTAACACATTCGAAAATTGGCACACCACCTGCCATCATCAAATGTGTCGTGGACGCTTCCCAGTGGAGGAATTCAGCACGGCGACTTCAATTGACACCAGTATTTGGATGGGGAAATGttgtttctccatttttctGCTGCTCATACTTCCATGTTGGTAATCCGCGTCACCATCGCATGTATTGATGCCTACGTGGTTACCCCAGCAACCCATGCAGATAGTTCGGTACAGAGCGCCGATGCGTAGACGCAACAAATTCGATCTGATCTCTGGATCTTCAGGATCCAGGttataacaacacacacaccaaaaggCATAGCCCTCTGCATCTGAGAAGAGACAAAAGACATCATATCATCGCTCCACAAGAAGGTAAGATTACAAACAGTAATACATAATAAATCTCTGACTGCCAATAAAACAGCCTCTggtatacatacagtacatacagtatatgatgcTCTGAAGCTCAACCTCGTCTATGCtatcagcaaaaaaagttaTGGCTAAGCTAATATTAGCCGCTGTCAAACACAAAGTTGTTTCTTTGATAATTAATATCAGATGTATGCAAACACGAACTGGCgaaggttttgttttaacttttgaagggacatttttgcacacaCTATCAGACATAATAAGAAGCTGCGTGTCAAGCTGAGTCTCAGTACATGGGACTACATTTCCCAGAGTGCAACAGGGAGAGGCAAGAGGGTGCTTGATTGCACTCTGATTTAGAGCATCTGGGAAGGACTGGGGGAGCtcaacagtcacacacacagaggagaaaggagcAAGAGGAGACAAAGGAGAGGAGACCCAAGTCCACCTTCGGA from Plectropomus leopardus isolate mb unplaced genomic scaffold, YSFRI_Pleo_2.0 unplaced_scaffold27694, whole genome shotgun sequence includes the following:
- the LOC121937866 gene encoding neoverrucotoxin subunit alpha-like, with the protein product IFLVSPSDACDLTLDPNTANKKLSLSEGNKKAKYGQSQSYPDHPERFMKYPQVLCKEGLSGCHYWEVDWGTSSKEIVYVAVAYKRIDRARDSSDSKFGKNTTSWTFGKYSSTGEHVLEAHHIYNVWNKSFIAATCDRIGVYLDWYDGTLSFYKVSSDTLTHLYTFRTTFTEPVYPGFWIGRESFAFLRPLK